A single window of Oreochromis aureus strain Israel breed Guangdong linkage group 7, ZZ_aureus, whole genome shotgun sequence DNA harbors:
- the LOC116312188 gene encoding probable G-protein coupled receptor 21, with protein sequence MMNSSLDPLNQSSADLSNSSAPFCLLEIGYSQIFTTCLLEVSIILLLTVLIISGNLVVIFVFHCAPLLSQHTTSAFIQTMAYADLLVGVSCLFPSLSLLHHLQSFDPKLTCQVFGYMVSVLKSVSMASLACVSVDRYIAITRPLTYASLVTPCRVRCCIVLIWLYSALVFLPSFLGWGKPGYHGDVVEWCAVEWRTSRAFTTFIVALLYAPAALTVCFTYANIFKICRQHTREISERHARYGPQQLQGPRIAVGSVVKDNSKVEQGQLPHLSQPQYQQSTSAYPDRRYAMVLFRITSVFYILWLPYILYFLLESGGIYHHPAASFLTTWLAISNSFCNCLIYSLSNSAFRKGLKRLCSFCLQRSRSDYGVRNTKKAFFGSAEKGWGYGHGEMRTGTTCHV encoded by the coding sequence ATGATGAATTCCTCGCTGGATCCACTGAACCAGAGCTCTGCTGACTTGTCAAACTCATCTGCTCCCTTTTGCTTACTTGAGATAGGCTATTCCCAGATTTTCACGACCTGCCTCCTTGAAGTTTCGATCATACTTCTCCTGACTGTTCTCATTATTTCTGGTAACCTGGTGGTGATTTTCGTGTTTCACTGTGCCCCTCTGCTCAGCCAGCACACCACCAGTGCTTTCATCCAGACTATGGCATATGCCGATCTGCTGGTGGGAGTCAGCTGCCTTTTCCCCTCCCTGTCCCTACTCCATCATCTTCAGAGCTTCGATCCCAAACTCACCTGTCAGGTGTTTGGGTACATGGTGTCTGTTTTAAAGTCAGTTTCAATGGCGTCTTTAGCATGCGTGAGTGTAGACCGCTACATCGCCATCACACGGCCTCTGACTTATGCATCCCTAGTGACACCTTGTCGAGTGCGCTGCTGTATTGTGTTGATATGGCTTTACTCTGCTCTGGTGTTTCTCCCATCTTTTCTTGGATGGGGGAAACCTGGTTATCATGGCGACGTTGTGGAGTGGTGCGCAGTCGAATGGAGGACAAGTCGGGCTTTCACAACCTTCATTGTTGCGCTGCTCTACGCTCCAGCTGCTTTAACTGTCTGTTTCACCTACGCCAACATCTTCAAGATCTGCCGACAGCACACCCGGGAGATCAGCGAGCGCCATGCACGTTATGGACCTCAGCAACTGCAGGGCCCAAGAATCGCAGTTGGCTCTGTGGTCAAGGACAACAGTAAAGTAGAGCAAGGACAATTGCCTCACTTGTCCCAACCCCAGTATCAGCAGTCCACATCAGCATACCCAGACAGACGTTATGCTATGGTGTTGTTTCGCATTACTAGTGTGTTTTATATCCTCTGGTTGCCCTATATCCTCTACTTTCTGTTGGAGAGTGGAGGGATCTACCACCACCCTGCAGCATCATTCCTTACCACATGGCTGGCTATTAGTAACAGCTTCTGTAACTGCCTCATTTACAGCCTCTCCAACTCTGCCTTCAGGAAGGGCCTCAAACGTCTCTGCTCCTTCTGTTTGCAGCGCAGCCGCAGCGACTATGGGGTTAGGAACACCAAAAAGGCATTTTTTGgttctgctgaaaaggggtggggATATGGTCACGGGGAGATGAGAACTGGTACAACATGTCACGTGTAG